In Trichoderma asperellum chromosome 1, complete sequence, a single window of DNA contains:
- a CDS encoding uncharacterized protein (EggNog:ENOG41), translating into MLADNSTSPQILRKLGHSEHFSSTRHHLGIYRCVTVSCRHLYPQSSPSLPQGVEISPSFFAALASIVKQQPALRVGITGEDSGNAHFTHIPQFDLRDHVSVQSVPCETAQEYEDKIAEHQGWEHDQKWQDLETRPPWRVTILRPTSNNEAILSQLGGQEDVFFAFHHSLMDGTSGRLFHELLLSALAAHQDQDKEIPTELSFPEPASLPEPLEAAVNFTLSFRFVVSILWNHFAPSFLKPKKQPIWSAKPVDFALAFKTRIKPVDISPETLSVLLDACRSHSVTLTALLHSLVLASLAKRLSSSPAESPAFVSGTPINLRPYLTKKPDDKTSGSTTLRCLVSTCDHQFSPKTISALRAPDADINALIWENALQVKKELAAKLALTPRDDITAMLKFVGDWDAFWRGKDGKPRTESWEISNIGVLKSAETANNSPKATRMLFSNGAMVAGPPIGVDVASVAGSKLTVSLSWQDTIVDDELMDQLRSDLRGYADKFSETGSSFV; encoded by the exons ATGCTTGCCGACAACTCCACCAGTCCCCAGATTCTCCGCAAACTCGGCCACAG TGAACACTTCTCCTCCACCCGTCACCATCTCGGCATCTACCGCTGCGTCACCGTCTCATGCCGCCATCTCTACCCCCAATCCTCACCTTCTCTCCCTCAAGGCGTCGAAATCAGCCCATCCTTCTTCGCTGCCCTCGCCTCCATTGTCAAACAGCAGCCCGCACTCCGCGTAGGCATTACCGGCGAGGACTCTGGCAACGCTCACTTCACGCACATCCCGCAATTTGATCTGCGTGACCACGTCTCTGTTCAATCAGTGCCCTGTGAGACGGCACAGGAGTATGAAGACAAAATCGCCGAGCATCAAGGCTGGGAACATGACCAGAAATGGCAGGACCTAGAAACACGCCCACCGTGGAGAGTCACAATCTTACGGCCCACCAGCAACAATGAAGCTATCTTGTCCCAGCTCGGCGGACAGGAAGacgtcttctttgcctttcaTCACTCCCTCATGGACGGAACCAGCGGCCGCCTCTTccacgagctgctgctctcagCCCTGGCCGCCCACCAAGACCAGGATAAAGAAATCCCAACCGAGCTCTCTTTTCCAGAACCAGCCTCGCTCCCCGAGCCCCTCGAGGCCGCCGTCAACTTCACGCTCTCCTTCCGCTTCGTGGTCAGCATCCTGTGGAACCACTTCGCCCCCTCGTTCCTCAAGCCCAAGAAGCAGCCCATCTGGAGCGCCAAGCCCGTCGACTTCGCGTTGGCCTTCAAGACACGCATCAAGCCCGTCGACATCTCCCCCGAGACCTTGTCCGTCCTTCTAGACGCCTGCAGAAGCCACTCCGTCACGCTCACGGCGCTGCTTCACTCCCTCGTGCTGGCTTCGCTCGCCAAGCGTCTCTCTTCGTCTCCCGCAGAATCTCCCGCCTTTGTATCCGGCACGCCCATCAACCTCAGGCCATATCTCACCAAGAAGCCCGACGACAAGACATCCGGATCCACGACTCTGCGCTGCCTCGTCAGCACCTGCGACCACCAATTCTCCCCAAAGACCATCTCAGCCCTGCGTGCTCCCGACGCAGACATCAACGCGCTGATATGGGAAAACGCCCTCCAGGTCAAGAAAGAGCTCGCTGCCAAGCTCGCCCTCACCCCCAGAGACGACATCACGGCCATGCTCAAGTTTGTTGGCGACTGGGACGCTTTCTGGCGCGGCAAGGACGGCAAGCCGCGCACCGAGTCGTGGGAGATTAGCAACATTGGCGTGCTGAAGAGCGCTGAGACGGCAAACAACAGCCCCAAGGCCACTCGCATGTTATTCTCCAACGGCGCGATGGTTGCCGGGCCTCCTATTGGTGTTGACGTGGCGAGCGTTGCAGGATCCAAGCTCACTGTTAGCTTGTCCTGGCAGGATACAATTGTGGACGACGAGTTGATGGACCAGCTGAGAAGTGATTTACGAGGATATGCTGACAAGTTCTCCGAGACTGGCAGCTCTTTTGTCTAG
- a CDS encoding uncharacterized protein (TransMembrane:9 (o40-61i125-142o173-195i402-425o445-469i490-514o607-634i655-677o689-708i)), whose amino-acid sequence MTFQEPILQWLRARDNETPAEELLNLLKDPFSGTLASASVYSALGTSLGFTAIVALLFSFIRPYNQSVYAPKLKHVDEKHAPPPLGKKPWSWVLPLMSTHEEKLVQQIGMDATIFLRVMRMCRNIFVILAIIGVGVLIPVHYKLSVADSTNTVQDSTSWILEVTPLNLWGKNLWAQVVVAWLFDIIVCFFLWWNYRRITQLRRKYFESEDYQNSLHSRTLMLYDIPKQGCSDEGIARIIDGVAPNSSFARTAIARNVKDLPDLIAAHDRAVRKLEKVLAKYLKNPNNLPPRPTCKPSKKDRSYGTYPKGQRLDAIEYYTQRIRELEVEIREVRASVDKRSSMPFGFASYSEVAEAHEIAYLTRRKKPHGTTIKLAPKPIDIIWPNMPLSSSTRSRRRWFNSLWIILLTFFWIAPNAMIAIFLVNLSNLGKVWKGFQNSLEADTKFWGIVQGIASPAITSGVYLALPVIFRRLSIRAGDKTKTGRERHVMAKLYAFFVFNNLIVFSFFSVIWSFVVSVVNDADNGENAWDAIIKEDLAASIFIAFCRNSPFWITYLLQRQLGAAIDLAQMWPLISAFFTKTFSSPTPRELIELTAPPAFDYASYYCYFLYYSTVTLCFAGIQPLVLIATALYFIIDSFLKKYLILYRFVTKTESGGLFWRVIFNRFIFGTILSNGVFLLTCWVRGEGTHIQFFCVCPLPVLLVFFKIYCGKAYDDRMRYYKTRGAARPGGPTAAQKENNLRNEKLASRFGHPALYKPLITPMVHQKAQNLLPSIYSGRLTDGREVGPAGDLMSVSGYSDMYALNSMQGGKPGKAADGVPGFEYVSESQMDFEYYKNRAEFTEEHGGGEIYGKEFDGYRPGTPGSLDSGSRPGTPSNRHATPFSPGNVRLPPPHETAYRPSPYAEDSISRQRSPLYSQENTSSSGLVHNAAVPAMVPPTSYRNVSHERSQSPAMDGPFRGYQEVPLDRARSPAVGSPAQTPGVGIGGPRGYAGVPQHEDVESPEADPMQYNYFRGGSRPTKPPGQGW is encoded by the exons ATGACCTTTCAGGAGCCCATCCTACAATGGCTTCGGGCGCGCGACAACGAAACTCCCGCCGAGGAGCTTCTGAATCTGCTTAAAGATCCCTTTTCAGGCACG CTTGCATCGGCTTCCGTTTACTCTGCGCTGGGTACTTCTCTCGGCTTCACAGCCATAGTCGCCCTGCTGTTCTCTTTCATAAGACCCTACAACCAGAGTGTCTACGCACCGAAGCTAAAACATGTCGACGAGAAACACGCTCCGCCGCCTCTGGGCAAGAAGCCGTGGTCATGGGTCCTCCCCTTGATGAGCACTCACGAGGAAAAGCTGGTTCAACAGATTGGCATGGATGCCACCATCTTCTTGCGCGTTATGCGCATGTGTCGCAACATCTTCGTgatcctcgccatcatcggcgTCGGTGTACTCATCCCCGTCCATTACAAATTGTCCGTAGCAGATTCCACAAACACTGTCCAGGACTCGACCAGTTGGATCTTGGAAGTCACGCCCTTGAATCTCTGGGGTAAAAATCTGTGGGCTCAGGTCGTCGTTGCTTGGCTCTTCGACATCATcgtctgcttcttcctttgGTGGAACTATCGCAGAATCACGCAGCTTCGTCGCAAATATTTTGAGAGTGAAGACTACCAAAATAGTCTGCACTCGCGAACACTAATG ctgtaTGATATTCCCAAACAAGGATGTTCTGATGAAGGTATCGCACGTATTATCGATGGTGTCGCTCCCAACTCGTCTTTCGCGCGAACTGCCATTGCCCGAAACGTCAAAGATCTCCCCGACCTCATTGCGGCGCACGACCGAGCTGTTCGCAAGTTGGAAAAAGTACTGGCCAAGTATCTCAAAAATCCCAATAACCTGCCACCACGGCCAACCTGCAAGCCCTCCAAGAAGGATCGTTCATATGGAACCTACCCAAAGGGCCAGCGACTGGATGCCATTGAGTACTACACTCAGCGAATTCGAGAACTCGAGGTAGAAATCAGAGAGGTTCGTGCCAGTGTTGACAAGCGAAGCTCCATGCCTTTTGGATTTGCCAGTTACTCAGAGGTCGCCGAGGCGCACGAGATTGCCTACCTCACCCGCCGAAAGAAGCCCCATGGCACGACAATTAAATTGGCGCCCAAACCCATCGACATCATCTGGCCGAATATGCCATTGTCTAGCTCCACTCGAAGCCGGAGGAGATGGTTCAACAGTCTCTGGATCATCCTTCTCACCTTCTTCTGGATTGCTCCCAACGCCATGATCGCCATCTTCCTTGTCAACTTGAGCAACCTGGGCAAAGTCTGGAAAGGATTTCAGAATTCTCTGGAAGCAGACACCAAATTTTGGGGCATTGTACAGGGTATCGCCTCCCCCGCCATCACATCCGGTGTCTATCTGGCTCTCCCCGTTATTTTCCGCCGCCTGTCTATCAGGGCAGGAGACAAGACCAAGACGGGACGCGAGAGACACGTCATGGCCAAGCTCTACGCCTTCTTCGTGTTCAACAACCTCattgtcttctctttctttagcGTCATCTGGTCTTTCGTTGTTTCCGTCGTCAATGACGCTGACAATGGCGAGAATGCATGGGATGCGATTATCAAAGAGGATCTTGCTGCTAGTATTTTCATTGCCTTTTGCAGAAACAGCCCATTTTGGATCACGTATCTTCTGCAGCGGCAGCTTGGTGCCGCTATCGATCTCGCTCAGATGTGGCCGTTGATCAGTGCCTTTTTCACAAAGACATTCTCTAGCCCTACGCCCCGGGAGCTGATTGAATTGACAGCGCCGCCGGCGTTTGACTATGCCAgctattactgctatttcCTGTACTACTCGACGGTCACGTTGTGCTTCGCGGGCATCCAGCCACTCGTCCTCATAGCAACGGCGCTGTACTTTATCATTGATTCTTTCCTGAAGAAGTATCTGATCTTGTACCGCTTCGTCACCAAAACCGAGTCAGGTGGTTTGTTCTGGCGTGTCATTTTTAATCGCTTCATCTTTGGCACCATCTTGTCCAACGGCGTCTTTTTATTGACGTGCTGGGTTCGCGGAGAGGGAACGCACATTCAATTCTTTTGCGTGTGCCCCTTGCCAGTCCTCTTagtcttcttcaagattTACTGCGGAAAAGCCTATGACGACCGGATGCGATACTACAAGACAAGAGGAGCAGCAAGGCCGGGTGGTCCGACTGCTGCGCAAAAGGAGAACAACCTCCGAAACGAGAAGCTTGCTAGCCGATTTGGCCACCCGGCTTTGTACAAGCCGCTCATCACCCCCATGGTTCACCAGAAGGCACAAAATCTGCTTCCGTCCATCTACTCAGGACGACTGACGGATGGTAGGGAGGTGGGCCCTGCCGGCGACTTGATGAGCGTCAGTGGCTATTCAGACATGTATGCCCTCAATTCCATGCAAGGTGGCAAACCAGGCAAGGCGGCCGATGGAGTGCCCGGATTCGAGTATGTCTCTGAGTCGCAAATGGACTTTGAGTACTACAAGAACAGAGCAGAGTTTACTGAAGAACATGGCGGTGGCGAGATTTACGGCAAGGAGTTTGACGGGTACCGGCCCGGAACGCCCGGCTCGCTGGACAGCGGCTCCAGGCCAGGGACGCCATCCAACCGCCACGCCACGCCATTTTCGCCAGGAAACGTGAGACTGCCGCCGCCCCATGAAACGGCCTACCGACCCAGCCCCTATGCCGAGGACTCGATCAGCAGGCAGCGCAGTCCGCTCTATTCTCAAGAGAATACCAGCTCGTCTGGCTTGGTGCACAACGCTGCAGTTCCTGCCATGGTGCCACCCACATCATATCGGAATGTATCTCACGAACGGTCACAGAGCCCTGCTATGGACGGGCCTTTTAGAGGCTACCAAGAAGTTCCCCTGGATCGGGCTCGGAGTCCAGCAGTAGGCTCGCCAGCCCAAACCCCTGGTGTAGGAATTGGTGGGCCACGAGGATATGCTGGCGTTCCCCAGCACGAGGACGTAGAAAGTCCGGAAGCGGATCCTATGCAGTATAACTACTTTAGAGGGGGGTCTCGACCGACAAAGCCTCCTGGACAAGGCTGGTAA